The genomic interval TACTAATTGGGGGAAAGAACTTAATAAGTTTTAAtacaaaatgataatttaaaaaaaaaatatatatattatattatactacttaataatgaaaattttgaaaaaaaaaaatttatacgtcgaaaaatgataataatattgatAAGATAACGAATTCGGCAAGTCTTAAAGGTAATTtcgaaaataaataaagttcaataaaacaaaatattaattctgaaaatttaaaaggtTGATTTAAAACTTGCTGAAAACATAATGAACTTATTtgatgatttaaaaaaaaaaaagaataatactGCAGAAAAAGTAGTTAATGCATTAAAATCTATGAATATTCTAAAGAAAGTCATGTAAATGCAGAAATATGCGaagaaatacattttaataaaatatataacaaaatatagaaaCTATATTCTTGTctctatttaaatatttatgaaaaattaataaaatacttaaaaGTTTCTACTAAATTAGCtagtaaaatatgaataaaacgataatttaaatggagaaatatttaaaaaaaggacaaTATTCAAATGTGTTCTGTTTTCTTTATCCAAAATTGTAGTCAGTGCTATCttattatgttaatttttgaacccataatatttgtaattcTACTTCCCTATCGGAATTGTACTTTCACTTTAAATTATACAACTGCAAACGTTTACATAAAGGTACCCAACTTTTTAAGTTCCTAAAAAATTGTAAGGAACTCTTAAATAATTAGCTAAATTGggttttacatttatttgcACTATTTTGAATATGCTTCTGAAATTTTATCCACTCAGTAAGAAATACATGTAttcacacatatatatgtacgtatgatgtatatttttttttttttttttaactcttATAAAATCCtatctatataatattgCACTCTCcctaatataaatattccatatttgcattttgattatttacttaaattattaatatatcatatttattctaGGAAAATTTACCCCTTTTTCTTACATGAATTTAtgattctaatttttttcatatgtgTATGAAAGATATGCcaacatttaaataatacgtttttcatttcaatgcatatatttacttttccACTATCcaatctataaaaaatatatttagctATTCCAAatgttatcattttattttattttgttttgttttattcttttcttttctgtatttaattatttttgaaatttttcttttattattagttacaataaataaaatttttcgcCTTATGCAGACCCTTATAGATAGAAGGTATgcctatatacatatttatacgtatgtatatatatatatatggtgtGCTAATTAAAATGAgcctttttgaaaaaaaaaaaaaaaaaatcaattaATAGCATGTTTTTtgtgaaaaacaaatataagtgatatatattatatacatctATGGGTTTATGTTCACAAATgcatatgcatgtacgtatgtgtatgtaaGAAAACTCCTTTTTGCCTGCAGCAATTTCTTTTAGAAGACCTTTTATTCCGTTTAGCTGTACATGACCAAAAATTTCTCTGATAAACATAATAATCAATAgtgtttataaaatattaatggaaaaaaggaatatatatatataagtttttcataatatataactccATTAAAATACGCAATCCTTCATTCTGTCATATAATGCCCGcacataatatattgaaCACGTGTGATATTATTATACCCCCACGTAACAATGAATCTTAAAAAGTGCATAAATGCAGCGCATGAAATTTCCTAAATAATTAGTACGTTTAAACATCTAACTCATGTATGTTAAACGCAACGTGCTAATCGTTACAACGACATTAATTTATGGTCAATCTAAAATACTTAGGGTActttagaatatatatataattcattcaCACATTTGTAATATGTTCTAATAAGCATAGAatgttatacataaaaaaaaaaaaaaaaaatgtataatattaacaattttaacatttttatatcagCGGAACGTGTAGCCATTTTTCactaaaatttacaaaaatgctCAAACTTTTTGAGTCCCTTGttaagagaaaataaaacaagaatttatcatatatataagagcAATTAgattgtataaataaaaatagccACTCTAATGTTATTAAagtatgtacaaatatatatcaatctaataattcattttaaaaaaattctttattaaaaCTTTTATGTCTATCCACACAAAAATTCAGTAACAAAATGTTATACACTACATATCGTTTGAACGTTAATAAAATGCCAAATGAAggacaaaaaataaaagaaaaaaaaggagcgACAAAACAGCAATTCtttaggtatatatatatatatatatatatatatatatatatatattatatatatatatatatatatgtatatatatatatgtatatgtgacACCCCTCAAAAGAACCTTCAAGTGgttattacatataacaGAACAGATGCGTattaaaggaataaaaaggatatatacaacagttttataattaaaaatttgtaaaaggAGCTGTTATTAATACTTACtgttagaatatatattaatcatGATTCTTCATTTTTGGTTACTTGTCTTCACTTATGTAATTATAACTAACCTTATGTTCATATAGCATCAAAACTACTTAATTCGTGAAAGTTTTTATCTGATATAAAATCTGAAATGTTCTCTAAAAAATCAGTGTCTCATAGTTCATATATGGCTGATTGTTATAATTTCCTATTGTCTCCCTTTTccttaaataaaatacggTACCATATTAATTAACTattcaattatataaatattaaggaGTATTATATCTTTTGATTAACATTATAACACTTCGTAAGTATGTTTATAAGTTCagattaatatttttttttttttttcttctttttttttttttatttttcccatAACTATGAGAAGGATTGATATgcttctttaatatatattaaaagaaaaaacatatatgtcGTAATCGTTCCTTAGTCGTTCATGagcatattttattctaagtttaattttactttgtATTTAGTTCACtctgcaaaaaaaaaaaaaaaaaatatttctgcAATGTGTGAACAACTTAtcaaaattattcaaaacaACAACTATTCATCATGTCTTCCATTCCCCTCAGTTtagcatattttatttataaaaataaatataaatatagatataatcaaaaatgcaattaaaaatataaatataaatataattaaaaatacaattaaaaatataaataaaaatatatataataatataaatatacattttggTTTATTTTGTAGATAAAATGGATATTATATGCCGATATAAAAACCAGAAAAAGCTTTAAAATTTACGTAAAAATTATGGGGAATTTTCACCTTCTTATTATGTATACAGAtaggaaatatttttaaattcttttattttaaaattttctgtaagttaacaaattattttaattcataaatttttacgtCATTCCAAGttctcattttatttttttttttttctatcacccatatatacatatacatatatatatacatgtagcATCAGTTCGTTACGTATAACAGTTTTCTAGTCCCCTTCTTTGACCACTTCACTACGTTAACATACGacgaaaatataaaacatgtaCAAGcactataaaaaaagtgctacttaaataatttaaaaggtGCCCCTGAAATATCAGACGCGAATTTTCTATCATAAACATGATAGCGTTGAATGCCCTTTTTAACAGCTCATTCAACGTTTTGAggtttgcattttttttttttttttttttttttttctctatttcaTTGttctatttaataaaaaataaaggtaaaaataatttatcatgATATTAATCAGTAATGCATGCCATGGTTTTCTCTTGTTAACAAGTTCAAACTAGTAACTCTTATTTTACATacttttatacataaaaaaaaaatgcaaaagtaAACGAAACATTAAGCACTAAGCAttaaaaacgtaaaaaattaaactttAAACATTAAGCatgtaaatatgtgtatatgtgtacatgtccACGTTAAATggttaaattaatattaagcAAAAATCACGTACACTTGTAGAAAGGTACATTTTACTGTAtccaaaaggaaaaaagaatgaagcaaaataaaagaatgaCGCAATGTAAAAAACGAATTAAAACATaagaatgaaataaaatttatgaatgaaataaaatttatgaatgaaataaaatataacaatgaaataaaatatgacaatgaaataaaatataacaatgaaataaaatatgacaatgaaataaaatataacaatgaaataaaatgaaaaaaaaatgatatgaaaatgatatgaaaataaagaaaaagaaagtaaaatgaagaaaaagaaagtaaaatgaagaaaaagaaagaaaaatggcGTAAATTGGAGTATAATAAAGTAACTTAGCGTATAATAGAGtataataaagcaaaatgtCGTAAAATGAAGCAGAATAAAACATTCGCAATTACAGTTACATAATGATATCACGCGTCATATTGACACAAACGTGCGGTATATAAAACAATCCAAAAGGtaaacacacacacacatatatatatatatatatatatatatgtgtttgtatgtatatgttgaTATGTTcgtatgtgtgtacatatgaatatatacatgcacagCATTTTATCAATTACAAAAAACGAAACAGTAAAAACGGGCCtttttgaaaaaggaaaaaaaaaaaaaaaggccgttgttatttattttttttttttaatttttctctcAAGAATTGGTAATTTCCTCTTTTGGTAAATTATAAATCTAATcagtaattttatttaaaacattttcgTTACTCAGTTCACTTGTTAAAATATGATCCATATCCTCTATTGTGTACagttctttatttttaagtttaaGTTTATCATAAAAAGATACAACAACTCCGTAATAACAAATGCAATCATTCCTTGAATGGATGAACAATATAGGAATATCTTTAGTAAAATGTTCcatatctttatttaaatttttcattgcTCTTAATATTTCGTATACAAATCTGCATGTTACCCCACCTTTAAATCtaaatttatcatatttacacatatcTATAATATGTGGAAAACTTGAATAGTGAATTTCGGATACAGAACGTATTGTTGAAAGAATGGACGAAATTATTCTTGTTACTggcatataaaataatccATATAAATAGGAACCTGGTGGTGCAATTTTCTTAAAGGAGGTCATTCCAGATAAAGATATACAACCCttgatattaaatttttttatcttatctTCTCCTTATTTTCCTAATGATTGTTCTAATAATTGTAGTGTTCTAAGAACAATATTCCCACCCATTGAATGTCCAATTAGATATGTAGGAAGCATTTTcccattatttattttatcttcatTAGGAGAATCATTACTACTTGTTCTTGTCTTTTCACTTACACATACTGAGtcgtatattttatttatatattgtataacATCATTTACTAAATTAtcaaattcttttatatttacttgtAAATTTTTCCATCCATCAGATTGCCCATGACCTTGTAAGTCTAATCCATATACTGAATATCCAttcttattaaaatgttCTATCCAGctatctttatatatatagtaattatCACCATCTACTAGTATGGCCTTATCATTACTTATAACCTGTacattgttttttaaaaatgttaatctTGCATATGATTATAAACCATGAACTAATATTATAATGcctataacattttttactaGCCATTCATATGCTCTTGGTAATAATCCATCCTTATTAAAAAACGAATCAAGCATGGGCTTTCCATCTAACCTAAACACTGATGATCATAATTCTTCATTATGTAACTTATATTCATTCATGATAATAaacgaaagaaaaaaaattaatacatattacaGTTTTGTTtacaaaagaaaagaagcaaaatggtaattatatttacgtacatacacatatataacgcccacttttgtatatattaatctgtacatattatattataaatattattctgtgcatattatattataaatattattttgtaaatattatttagcaaatgttattatgtagatattattttacgacattaaagaaaaaaaaaaaaaaaaaaaatgaactcTTGATGTATTAACgattacctttttttttcttttttataattttaaaaatctaCAGAAAAATcagaaaatacaaaaaaaatgtaaaatcgtattacaaataaatgtTAAAGCTAAATTAAATTTAGCTCGAAATATAATGGCTGAGAAATTAAGTAAATCAAAATTCATTgtaaaatgtacaaaaaaaaaatgctaagTTTTGGGTACgttctcatatatatacatacatatatgtatatatgtgtgtgtatatgtgtgtacatatatatatatatatatatatatatatatatgtatgtacgtatccGTGTATGAGTACGTGCATATTTAGGTACATACGTACGCACGTCTGTACTTACGTACTTCTTCATTgattaaatacaaataaatttttaatattcctTTTCCTTAACTcggaataaattataaaaattaagcatattaaaaaataatttatctcTTTTCATGCGTATTTAAAATGAAGTTTAACATaagtaacatttttttttttttttccataaaatCGTTCCTCTTTTAgatttaattttaagtagaaacataattatatttcaataaatacattttatatgtgCTGAACCTTTCTACATTTCTATACTAAATCGTACTTGcgttcttttcttttttttgtaaattaaaaattatgaattttaaataaaaattttataattaaagcAAATAAGAGATCTTCtagctctttttttttttttttttttttttttgaaaacagCATTTCTTTTGCGTTCTAATATGCTCATATACGTAGGTATTCATGTTTAGGTATGTTATGACAAAAGCACTAATTTAAGCCTGTAGTTATAGTGGTAGAATTAGTGtcttaataaaaaactaaattGCATCCTTGAACCTGCGTCTGTTCAGCGGTAAAACTCTTAAAGTAAAGAGGTGAAATTTTTAACCATTAAttataatcatatttttataaaatatatatatatatatatatatatactattttacGAATCAATTAAAATCCTCGAAAATTACCATACTATATGTTTCTTAAAacatcagaaaaaaaaaaaaaaaatttcatttcatttatgtttattcaTGTTGATATGCTTTTATAATACAGTAGCaggaaggaaaaaattattgacaattatttttcaaaaattaatgtcttaatttttttgagaaaataaattagctcttacataaataatatacccTAATTTCTGATCATCTGAATTTAAGACGAATTAATATAACGTCaatcatatattaacaaaaaaaaaaaaaaaaaaaaaaaaaaaaaaaaaaaatgtaatatttaggtatatttaatttctctgttgcatttaatttttaattttgttgtCCTCctcatttcttttcttttggtatacatattttattagctACTTAAATGCACAAATGAAAAGCATTCTCTgtagtataattttttttataaaagcaTAACATCCCATTCATACAAGTAGGTGTAAAGATGTTTTAAATATGGTgcgttataaaaaaatatgcacgcaatatttttacatatgatTAGAGTTCAACAAATTGTGAAAACGTTATACACCTTagttattaaattattcaaatacttttaatataatttattaagagatatgcaatttttttaaaataaaatattaaccgGTTAATGCATTTCAGCAAAATATACACAACATAGTAAGAATGTAATTTGCTATATATTCGTACGTACGCTTATATTTGCACGTGTAAGTACATACTCCCATTACGGCTGTATATTTGTAATCaagaagtatatatttttttatgcacatgtatatatatatatatatatatatatatatatatatatgtatgtatgtatatatattaattacaaACTTGTACAAAGCTTAGAAAGAGTGCGCTAAATAATTTTGCTCTTCAAATGAAATGATGGCACATTCATTCGGCAATATTACATAGAGTTAGTGAAAAATAATGTGCACCTTGTCAAATTGCTTGGCATCTCcgttaaaattttcatttaatttgttcaGATCATgtgatataatttttaaaaaaataattacaaaaacaaatatatctttttatataaatagcaATTGtataattgaaaattttgGTATATGTACTACTAtgaataaatcaaaattatcaaatatatttttttttttttttaaatcgtTCTCAATTCTCATTTCTCATTTCTCAGTTCTCAATTCTCATTTCTCAGTTCTCAATTCTCATTTCTCATACATAAAAGGATAccaattatttatatgacagcgaaaattatattatatgtaccgTACTGAAAATAGCATATATACCGTTTTGAAAATAGTATATTTACCTTATTGAAACCTCATCAAAATAGTggttttccatttttatgcataaatgaacttgaatatattttgtaaatgttTTAATGTAATATGCGCAGGATACTATAAAACTTACAACTTTaactaataattttatattccttGGTAAGGTGAGcctgctttattttttttttttttttctatttaaaagtatatatatctttgtATATGTACCCTTATGtcatataatgtaaaaaactAATAAGTCCACTTACTTTTACCATGCTAGTTAATATCCGAagcataaattttttcaatcgtgtatacttatatatatatatatacctgtatatacatatatacatatgggTATATTATATCTTTGTTTACTTTTTCCCTAACTGGTGTATAGTGCTTTACTTCGTTTATGTTTATCAGTGAAAACGAAAGTAGTAAAAATGCTTATGTATCCTAAATATTAATCATTTTGCCATAAACTTGGGtgacaatatattttttttttttttttttttttcccaccCCGTATGTATacaataatacatacatatttggAATTACGCCAAAAGGtaaaatactaaaatatgattatatatatttttcttaaaaacaaagaattttgtaaaaacttATAAACTTTTATTCTTCTTAACATTCTTAAATagatattttgtataaattattaattttattatttaaaatgtatatgctTGGATTGTTATCCCTAATCATGGTAtccatatattaattttgttaacagaaatagaaaaaaatttacgaaATAAGAATGAATTGTTCATCagtaaaaatgtatgaaGTGTTATTGTGCAAAATAGAAAGGCACGTTtcagttaaaaaaataaaaatgaaaaatacaaGGAAAATATAAGGTGTATTATATGAGATAAACGATATAAGATGTATGATATATGATATGTGATGTACGATATAagataaatgataataaaagataaaagagtaaaacaaatattccACACACATAGTAAAAAGGTAAAGCTGCGCAAAGTTATTCAGTATTCTTGATTTTTTAATGAGCGCTAAAAGGAAATGCCACTATGGCTAATAAATGTactttcttatattttattctcgTTCCTTTATCGTACGCcattaaaataacaaaacaaataaatatgtatctATATCTgtgtctatatatatatgtatatatatatatatagatatagatatagatatagatagatagatatacgtatacatgtacgtatacatatatatataacggATAATGGATTAATTTGttgtgcaaaaaaaaataaaaagcataaaaattttaatttatttaaattagaCACAAAAATAAGtgaacaaaaacaaaaaagagatatattgaataatattttgactTAATATGTCCGTGCTACGTAATAACTAATAAtttaactatatttttatcagaTTTTTCTACATgccatttttatgtatattttttttttatttaatattctttACATTCTTCTGTTCCAACATGCGCTTTAATACAGTTTGGACAAGCATCTGACGTATAAGAAAGGACCAACACATGTGTAAGGTTTTGATCCGCATATTTAGTATCATAGTAAATACTTATTCCGTGGGTAGAAAACCTCCCTTTAGTATTTACTTTATGCATAGGTTATAGATTTCCTTTTATGTTAACGCATAAGCGCATTTTTACTGTAATGTAGTTACAAAGGCGTTTGTCATTTTggtatatatttcttttacattTGCAGCAACAGTGATATGCcaattacatatgtatgtgtttatacatatatatatatacatttattattatcatattcaCATATCGAAAtagtattttaatttttttcccctaTGTATCCAAGTTCCATCTTTAATATGCTGCATATTCTTAACGTGTTTAGGTTTATAAATagtacattattattaaccccctctccctttttttttttttctcatttcccttatttcttatttaataaaatgctGCTCATTCTATCTATGCCTCATGTTGTACTAGCAGCACAAGGcggattattattattccgTCTTCCAcgtataatatgtatgtatgtatatattacatacgtatgtattatattgcatatatatatataatatatatatgtatgtgtgtatgtatgcatgtacgaATTATCTGCTTTCCATATAATTCGAGCTCGAAACACTTGGGATGCTCAAGTATGAATCCGCAAAATCAGTGTTTCCTTCATTCACTTGTTCATGAATTTGTTTTTGTATGTTTCTCCACAgttttcttgtttttctcTTTCGAGGTTGAACTAGGGATCCCAAAGGGGTAAActaatattaagaaaaaatataaacagaattaaaattattaaaatgaaatgaaataaaatgaaatgaagtaaaataaaatgaagtaaaataaaatgaagtaaaatgaaatgaagtaaaataaaatgaagtaaaataaaatgaagtaaaataaaatgaagtaaaataaaatgaagtaatataaaataatgatatatgggtaatatacgtatgtatggtTGTATGTATGGTCGCATGTATGGTCGCAGACGTGATAGTGTGCAAATAGCAAAATTAGGGCCAACTCAGGGCAATGAATTCCCTCATgttgaattataaaaataattttacaggagttaacaaattttataaatgtagaaTTTTTACTAACCTTATACAAAAtgaacataattaaaaatattccaaACATGGTCAAAAGAACAATTCTTGTATTATCGAATCCTGACAATTTTCGTATCCCAAATACgtaattatacaaatatgtataatcaTTCCTTGAGCACTTCACTAGATCGTCAATTGAGGCTTGTTTAGAAGTAACCATTCCTaaactttttaaatcatcatacaatatatttttatatgattcAAAAAAGTTATCTGCTTCCATACATATGGGATTTCCATCAAATTGACGAGGAGAATCACCATCACatgttgtatatttatactttctatatatttgaaGACATTCATTGataaaattacaatatttatttctgtCTGAGCTATCTAcatctaatatttttttatcaatatttccaacatttttagtaaaataatataatttcgtTAAATCGCTTAATTCAACATTGCTCATATAGGAGGCTTTAAATTCatcaaattttttagaaatattagCTGTAATATATTCTCCAAATTTTGTTATCAAATCTCTCATAGCAACAGAAGAAAAATCTATTCCACGTTTATTTTGAGGAAACCATTCCTTAAAGTTATTCCAAATCGATTGAGGATCGCCATCTAAGACACCCCCTTCAATTACATTATCCATAATACTAAATAAATcaatgcaattttttttttcataatatgaAGAGTTTTCACTAAGATTACtacataaattttcataataactCTTCTCATGATATCCTCcaaaatttgtaaattcaTACGGTGGCTTATTTTCCAAAAAGTTATactaaaaaagtaaaagaaaataaaatgaataaattttatttatgatcGATTATTAAGTGAACATTGTAAATGTTGCAAATGTTACAAATGTTGCAAATGTTGCAAATGTTGCAAATGTTGCAAATGTTGCAAATGTTACAAATGTTACAAATGTTACAAATGTTACAAATGTTACAAATGTTGCAAATGTTGCAAATGTTGCAAATGTTGCAAATGTTGCAAATGTTGCAAATGTTGCAAATGTTGCAAATGTTGCAAATGTTGCAAATGTTGCAAATGTTGCAAATATTGTAAACATCGCAAATGTTGCAAATATTGTAAACACTCTGATTAGTGTTGTCTTAAATTGTCAAGGTCTAAGCAGCTACTAAAAAAGCTAGCGACAAATAGTGATTttagtatatacatatatatatctatatatatatagttaaatTGTACCTCCGATCCCAATTCTGCAAGAGACATGTTGTTTCTGGATAATTTaggtaaaatgaaattaaataatgataaaatgtctatataataattgtcTATTATATCATAGatactttatatattaacaaatagAATAATCTATTgacttatgtatgtacgtatgtatgtatgtatatatatatatataatatatatatttatactcattcattttttatgttttttcacTAATTTTAGCATAAAAATATCCCAAAGAAAGAATTAATAATTCTTAGTTATTTATAGGAAAGAACACAACTAAAATAGCACTACATTAATATAACCCTAATATAAAGTAAACCcacttttaattataaaaaaaatatgttattatgtaatatgtaTTCTATCCTTATATGTTCCTATATgcaactatatatattatactatatattatgatatatactataatattttattttattattttattttattttactaagATGTTCCATTCAAATAgacaatttattttatatgtctAACGTCCAAAATAGTATTGGTCTTCATATTCATCGAAGAactattttatcttattttttgacCATTATCTAATTTATCCTTAAAAATAAGGtttacagaaaaaatattgcGCATgtaagaaacaaaaaatatatattgtatactctttctatttaataattatttaatagttaataattatttaatggttaatatttatttaataataattatttaatataaaatttattataacataCAAGATAATAACTCCTTAATAAAAGGTATTCTTATcattacataataataattattctataaCGTTGTTCTAACCCCATAATAGTATCAGGTAAAATCCATGCATAtgcaaatattaatatttacgtaaaaaaaaaaaaaaaaaaaaaaatacataacaCAAATGACACTTttctaattatataaaaaaaatattatcacaTAAATagacattttttattattataataatccatttagttttaaaatattaaaaaaaatagttgtacaatttttaaatataataagccccgttgtcattttttttttttattttatataccatatatatatatatatatatatatatatattatatatatttatatatatatattatatatatgttgtgtTTATCGCCCATTATTCGCATTTACTGATTTATTTGAACAGTAAAAAAGTAA from Plasmodium brasilianum strain Bolivian I chromosome 2, whole genome shotgun sequence carries:
- a CDS encoding lysophospholipase, producing MTSFKKIAPPGSYLYGLFYMPVTRIISSILSTIRSVSEIHYSSFPHIIDMCKYDKFRFKGGVTCRFVYEILRAMKNLNKDMEHFTKDIPILFIHSRNDCICYYGVVVSFYDKLKLKNKELYTIEDMDHILTSELSNENVLNKITD
- a CDS encoding lysophospholipase, yielding MLDSFFNKDGLLPRAYEWLVISNDKAILVDGDNYYIYKDSWIEHFNKNGYSVYGLDLQGHGQSDGWKNLQVNIKEFDNLVNDVIQYINKIYDSVCVSEKTRTSSNDSPNEDKINNGKMLPTYLIGHSMGGNIVLRTLQLLEQSLGK
- a CDS encoding PIR protein, translated to MFTIFATFATFATFATFATFATFATFATFATFATFATFATFVTFVTFVTFVTFVTFATFATFATFATFATFYNFLENKPPYEFTNFGGYHEKSYYENLCSNLSENSSYYEKKNCIDLFSIMDNVIEGGVLDGDPQSIWNNFKEWFPQNKRGIDFSSVAMRDLITKFGEYITANISKKFDEFKASYMSNVELSDLTKLYYFTKNVGNIDKKILDVDSSDRNKYCNFINECLQIYRKYKYTTCDGDSPRQFDGNPICMEADNFFESYKNILYDDLKSLGMVTSKQASIDDLVKCSRNDYTYLYNYVFGIRKLSGFDNTRIVLLTMFGIFLIMFILYKFTPLGSLVQPRKRKTRKLWRNIQKQIHEQVNEGNTDFADSYLSIPSVSSSNYMESR